In one window of Leptidea sinapis chromosome 31, ilLepSina1.1, whole genome shotgun sequence DNA:
- the LOC126974072 gene encoding amyloid-beta-like protein isoform X4, which produces MMRAGLFISVFTILLEVLHASQTINGAESQVAVLCESGASYHPQFMSAAGRWTPDLTSKPHNCLKDKMEILDYCKKVYPSHDITNIVEASHYVKVSNWCKLGSGNAAKCKVTRWVKPFRCLGPFQSDALLVPESCLFDHIHNQSRCWQFSRWNATAARACGQRGLRLRTFAMLLPCGISLFSGVEFVCCPKHFKENVKIHKPMEVGVPVSPGGEEMLAASAAMDERDDELLDDEDSLGDDDDDTLNLSDDDDDDDTDDDMDEDEDVDLTRDDDAEDDDYTDADDSAWPRPESSSAPSTTPSTTTTSTTTTVSTATSDPYFSHFDPRTEHQNYKDAQQRLEETHREKITKVMREWSELEDRYQQMIATDPTAAQTLRQRMTAKFQANIQSLEEEGVAERRRLAALHQQRVLAHLAQRRRTALSCYTRSLRDTPPNAHRVQKCLQRLVRALAAERSGALAAWRRAAAAGREAAAAERASAADRLQDADRALQRALSSLRRRPHLYASIGTAIEDYVQSMQSKDDMAVSLMSMTPEAEELLLDRIEAEVQREQAAREQLDVKRDQRIRQRLEIEDERAMKMQTTSGKESEEVDDEASEVNDSEDTTAAPSTPSPAPPSPSSSPTAAVSQHDQTTRAAFTQETTTTEIITSTMTEAPESETETGEISETSSRRSTGETEGEGLRAALEQAEERVPPPPAHALKHELQHTQPGYTVRGSNPAPGGSGALYPALCVGGAALAAAAAVALAVARRRDRAPSAQGFVQVEQTGAVVPTPEERHVANMQINGYENPTYKYFEVKE; this is translated from the exons ACTATCAATGGCGCAGAATCCCAAGTGGCGGTGCTGTGCGAGTCTGGGGCTAGCTACCACCCGCAGTTCATGTCGGCAGCTGGGCGATGGACTCCCGACCTCACCTCCAAGCCACACAACTGCCTGAAGGATAAAATGGAAATTCTGGACTACTGCAAAaag GTTTACCCGAGCCACGACATCACAAACATTGTTGAGGCCTCGCACTATGTGAAGGTCAGTAACTGGTGTAAGCTAGGATCCGGAAACGCTGCCAAATGCAAGGTCACAAGATGGGTCAAGCCTTTCAGATGTCTTG GTCCATTCCAATCGGACGCGCTGCTAGTTCCCGAGAGCTGTCTGTTCGACCACATCCACAACCAGAGCCGCTGCTGGCAGTTCTCCAGATGGAACGCCACCGCTGCCCGTGCCTGTGGCCAGCGGGGACTTCGTCTGAGGACCTTCGCTATGCTCCTGCCCTGCGGAATCAGCCTGTTTTCTGGTGTCGAATTTGTCTGCTGCCCGAAACATTTTAAag AGAATGTAAAAATCCATAAGCCAATGGAAGTCGGTGTTCCTGTAAGCCCTGGAGGTGAAGAAATGCTTGCGGCATCGGCGGCAATGGATGAACGCGATGATGAATTGCTTGATGATGAAGATTCGcttggtgatgatgatgatgacaccTTGAACTTAAGTgacgatgatgatgacgatgatacTGATGATG ATATGGATGAAGATGAAGACGTGGACCTAACTCGCGATGATGACGCCGAAGATGATGATTACACTGACGCTGACGACTCCGCTTGGCCGCGACCTGAATCTTCCTCCGCACCGTCAACCACTCCTTCTACTACTACCACTTCAACTACTACTACT GTATCAACTGCAACTTCTGATCCTTATTTCTCTCACTTTGACCCTCGCACCGAACATCAGAACTACAAGGATGCCCAGCAACGCTTGGAGGAAACACACCGGgaaaag ATCACAAAGGTGATGCGCGAATGGTCCGAACTTGAAGATCGTTATCAACAGATGATCGCCACAGACCCTACAGCTGCACAGACTTTACGTCAACGTATGACTGCTAAATTCCAAGCTAATATTCAG TCTCTGGAAGAGGAAGGTGTGGCAGAGCGTCGTAGACTGGCAGCACTGCATCAACAACGTGTGCTTGCCCATCTGGCGCAGAGAAGACGAACTGCTCTTTCTTGCTACACGCGCTCTCTTAGGGATACACCACCCAAT GCCCACCGTGTCCAGAAATGCCTGCAACGTTTGGTACGAGCCTTGGCCGCCGAGCGTAGTGGAGCCCTAGCTGCCTGGCGTAGGGCTGCTGCGGCAGGAAGAGAGGCGGCAGCTGCGGAACGAGCCAGTGCTGCAGACAGACTGCAG GACGCTGACCGAGCCCTTCAACGCGCCCTGTCCTCTCTTCGTCGTCGGCCACATCTCTACGCCAGCATTGGAACTGCTATTGAAGACTATGTCCAG TCGATGCAATCCAAGGATGATATGGCCGTATCGCTGATGTCCATGACTCCGGAGGCTGAAGAGCTGCTGTTAGACCGTATTGAAGCCGAAGTGCAGAGAGAACAGGCTGCTCGGGAACAGCTGGACGTTAAGAGGGACCAGCGGATCAGGCAACGACTGGAGATTGAGGACGAACGCGCCATG AAGATGCAGACGACGAGCGGCAAGGAAAGTGAGGAGGTGGATGACGAGGCGAGCGAAGTGAACGACAGCGAGGACACGACTGCGGCCCCGAGCACTCCGTCGCCTGCGCCGCCCTCCCCCTCTTCGTCCCCCACCGCCGCTGTCTCCCAGCACGACCAGACTACCCGCGCTGCTTTCACTCAGGAAACTACCACTACC GAAATCATTACCAGCACGATGACTGAAGCTCCAGAAAGTGAGACAGAAACTGGAGAGATCAGCGAGACATCCAGCCGGCGATCCACAGGCGAA ACTGAGGGCGAAGGCCTACGAGCAGCTCTGGAGCAAGCTGAGGAGCGTGTCCCACCACCACCAGCTCATGCGCTCAAGCATGAACTGCAACATACGCAGCCG GGATACACCGTCCGAGGCTCGAACCCAGCTCCTGGAGGCTCAGGCGCCCTCTACCCAGCGCTGTGTGTGGGCGGAGCTGCCCTGGCCGCTGCTGCAGCCGTCGCCCTGGCCGTGGCACGTCGCCGTGACCGAGCACCTTCAGCTCAGGGCTTCGTGCAG GTGGAGCAAACTGGCGCTGTAGTCCCTACTCCAGAGGAGCGACACGTAGCGAACATGCAAATCAACGGCTACGAAAATCCCACCTACAAATACTTTGAAGTTAAAGAATAA
- the LOC126974072 gene encoding amyloid-beta-like protein isoform X2 has protein sequence MMRAGLFISVFTILLEVLHASQTINGAESQVAVLCESGASYHPQFMSAAGRWTPDLTSKPHNCLKDKMEILDYCKKVYPSHDITNIVEASHYVKVSNWCKLGSGNAAKCKVTRWVKPFRCLEGPFQSDALLVPESCLFDHIHNQSRCWQFSRWNATAARACGQRGLRLRTFAMLLPCGISLFSGVEFVCCPKHFKENVKIHKPMEVGVPVSPGGEEMLAASAAMDERDDELLDDEDSLGDDDDDTLNLSDDDDDDDTDDDMDEDEDVDLTRDDDAEDDDYTDADDSAWPRPESSSAPSTTPSTTTTSTTTTVSTATSDPYFSHFDPRTEHQNYKDAQQRLEETHREKITKVMREWSELEDRYQQMIATDPTAAQTLRQRMTAKFQANIQSLEEEGVAERRRLAALHQQRVLAHLAQRRRTALSCYTRSLRDTPPNAHRVQKCLQRLVRALAAERSGALAAWRRAAAAGREAAAAERASAADRLQDADRALQRALSSLRRRPHLYASIGTAIEDYVQSMQSKDDMAVSLMSMTPEAEELLLDRIEAEVQREQAAREQLDVKRDQRIRQRLEIEDERAMKMQTTSGKESEEVDDEASEVNDSEDTTAAPSTPSPAPPSPSSSPTAAVSQHDQTTRAAFTQETTTTEIITSTMTEAPESETETGEISETSSRRSTGETEGEGLRAALEQAEERVPPPPAHALKHELQHTQPGYTVRGSNPAPGGSGALYPALCVGGAALAAAAAVALAVARRRDRAPSAQGFVQVEQTGAVVPTPEERHVANMQINGYENPTYKYFEVKE, from the exons ACTATCAATGGCGCAGAATCCCAAGTGGCGGTGCTGTGCGAGTCTGGGGCTAGCTACCACCCGCAGTTCATGTCGGCAGCTGGGCGATGGACTCCCGACCTCACCTCCAAGCCACACAACTGCCTGAAGGATAAAATGGAAATTCTGGACTACTGCAAAaag GTTTACCCGAGCCACGACATCACAAACATTGTTGAGGCCTCGCACTATGTGAAGGTCAGTAACTGGTGTAAGCTAGGATCCGGAAACGCTGCCAAATGCAAGGTCACAAGATGGGTCAAGCCTTTCAGATGTCTTG AAGGTCCATTCCAATCGGACGCGCTGCTAGTTCCCGAGAGCTGTCTGTTCGACCACATCCACAACCAGAGCCGCTGCTGGCAGTTCTCCAGATGGAACGCCACCGCTGCCCGTGCCTGTGGCCAGCGGGGACTTCGTCTGAGGACCTTCGCTATGCTCCTGCCCTGCGGAATCAGCCTGTTTTCTGGTGTCGAATTTGTCTGCTGCCCGAAACATTTTAAag AGAATGTAAAAATCCATAAGCCAATGGAAGTCGGTGTTCCTGTAAGCCCTGGAGGTGAAGAAATGCTTGCGGCATCGGCGGCAATGGATGAACGCGATGATGAATTGCTTGATGATGAAGATTCGcttggtgatgatgatgatgacaccTTGAACTTAAGTgacgatgatgatgacgatgatacTGATGATG ATATGGATGAAGATGAAGACGTGGACCTAACTCGCGATGATGACGCCGAAGATGATGATTACACTGACGCTGACGACTCCGCTTGGCCGCGACCTGAATCTTCCTCCGCACCGTCAACCACTCCTTCTACTACTACCACTTCAACTACTACTACT GTATCAACTGCAACTTCTGATCCTTATTTCTCTCACTTTGACCCTCGCACCGAACATCAGAACTACAAGGATGCCCAGCAACGCTTGGAGGAAACACACCGGgaaaag ATCACAAAGGTGATGCGCGAATGGTCCGAACTTGAAGATCGTTATCAACAGATGATCGCCACAGACCCTACAGCTGCACAGACTTTACGTCAACGTATGACTGCTAAATTCCAAGCTAATATTCAG TCTCTGGAAGAGGAAGGTGTGGCAGAGCGTCGTAGACTGGCAGCACTGCATCAACAACGTGTGCTTGCCCATCTGGCGCAGAGAAGACGAACTGCTCTTTCTTGCTACACGCGCTCTCTTAGGGATACACCACCCAAT GCCCACCGTGTCCAGAAATGCCTGCAACGTTTGGTACGAGCCTTGGCCGCCGAGCGTAGTGGAGCCCTAGCTGCCTGGCGTAGGGCTGCTGCGGCAGGAAGAGAGGCGGCAGCTGCGGAACGAGCCAGTGCTGCAGACAGACTGCAG GACGCTGACCGAGCCCTTCAACGCGCCCTGTCCTCTCTTCGTCGTCGGCCACATCTCTACGCCAGCATTGGAACTGCTATTGAAGACTATGTCCAG TCGATGCAATCCAAGGATGATATGGCCGTATCGCTGATGTCCATGACTCCGGAGGCTGAAGAGCTGCTGTTAGACCGTATTGAAGCCGAAGTGCAGAGAGAACAGGCTGCTCGGGAACAGCTGGACGTTAAGAGGGACCAGCGGATCAGGCAACGACTGGAGATTGAGGACGAACGCGCCATG AAGATGCAGACGACGAGCGGCAAGGAAAGTGAGGAGGTGGATGACGAGGCGAGCGAAGTGAACGACAGCGAGGACACGACTGCGGCCCCGAGCACTCCGTCGCCTGCGCCGCCCTCCCCCTCTTCGTCCCCCACCGCCGCTGTCTCCCAGCACGACCAGACTACCCGCGCTGCTTTCACTCAGGAAACTACCACTACC GAAATCATTACCAGCACGATGACTGAAGCTCCAGAAAGTGAGACAGAAACTGGAGAGATCAGCGAGACATCCAGCCGGCGATCCACAGGCGAA ACTGAGGGCGAAGGCCTACGAGCAGCTCTGGAGCAAGCTGAGGAGCGTGTCCCACCACCACCAGCTCATGCGCTCAAGCATGAACTGCAACATACGCAGCCG GGATACACCGTCCGAGGCTCGAACCCAGCTCCTGGAGGCTCAGGCGCCCTCTACCCAGCGCTGTGTGTGGGCGGAGCTGCCCTGGCCGCTGCTGCAGCCGTCGCCCTGGCCGTGGCACGTCGCCGTGACCGAGCACCTTCAGCTCAGGGCTTCGTGCAG GTGGAGCAAACTGGCGCTGTAGTCCCTACTCCAGAGGAGCGACACGTAGCGAACATGCAAATCAACGGCTACGAAAATCCCACCTACAAATACTTTGAAGTTAAAGAATAA
- the LOC126974072 gene encoding amyloid-beta-like protein isoform X5: MMRAGLFISVFTILLEVLHASQTINGAESQVAVLCESGASYHPQFMSAAGRWTPDLTSKPHNCLKDKMEILDYCKKVYPSHDITNIVEASHYVKVSNWCKLGSGNAAKCKVTRWVKPFRCLDNLAAEGPFQSDALLVPESCLFDHIHNQSRCWQFSRWNATAARACGQRGLRLRTFAMLLPCGISLFSGVEFVCCPKHFKENVKIHKPMEVGVPVSPGGEEMLAASAAMDERDDELLDDEDSLGDDDDDTLNLSDDDDDDDTDDDMDEDEDVDLTRDDDAEDDDYTDADDSAWPRPESSSAPSTTPSTTTTSTTTTNYKDAQQRLEETHREKITKVMREWSELEDRYQQMIATDPTAAQTLRQRMTAKFQANIQSLEEEGVAERRRLAALHQQRVLAHLAQRRRTALSCYTRSLRDTPPNAHRVQKCLQRLVRALAAERSGALAAWRRAAAAGREAAAAERASAADRLQDADRALQRALSSLRRRPHLYASIGTAIEDYVQSMQSKDDMAVSLMSMTPEAEELLLDRIEAEVQREQAAREQLDVKRDQRIRQRLEIEDERAMKMQTTSGKESEEVDDEASEVNDSEDTTAAPSTPSPAPPSPSSSPTAAVSQHDQTTRAAFTQETTTTEIITSTMTEAPESETETGEISETSSRRSTGETEGEGLRAALEQAEERVPPPPAHALKHELQHTQPGYTVRGSNPAPGGSGALYPALCVGGAALAAAAAVALAVARRRDRAPSAQGFVQVEQTGAVVPTPEERHVANMQINGYENPTYKYFEVKE, from the exons ACTATCAATGGCGCAGAATCCCAAGTGGCGGTGCTGTGCGAGTCTGGGGCTAGCTACCACCCGCAGTTCATGTCGGCAGCTGGGCGATGGACTCCCGACCTCACCTCCAAGCCACACAACTGCCTGAAGGATAAAATGGAAATTCTGGACTACTGCAAAaag GTTTACCCGAGCCACGACATCACAAACATTGTTGAGGCCTCGCACTATGTGAAGGTCAGTAACTGGTGTAAGCTAGGATCCGGAAACGCTGCCAAATGCAAGGTCACAAGATGGGTCAAGCCTTTCAGATGTCTTG ACAATTTGGCGGCAGAAGGTCCATTCCAATCGGACGCGCTGCTAGTTCCCGAGAGCTGTCTGTTCGACCACATCCACAACCAGAGCCGCTGCTGGCAGTTCTCCAGATGGAACGCCACCGCTGCCCGTGCCTGTGGCCAGCGGGGACTTCGTCTGAGGACCTTCGCTATGCTCCTGCCCTGCGGAATCAGCCTGTTTTCTGGTGTCGAATTTGTCTGCTGCCCGAAACATTTTAAag AGAATGTAAAAATCCATAAGCCAATGGAAGTCGGTGTTCCTGTAAGCCCTGGAGGTGAAGAAATGCTTGCGGCATCGGCGGCAATGGATGAACGCGATGATGAATTGCTTGATGATGAAGATTCGcttggtgatgatgatgatgacaccTTGAACTTAAGTgacgatgatgatgacgatgatacTGATGATG ATATGGATGAAGATGAAGACGTGGACCTAACTCGCGATGATGACGCCGAAGATGATGATTACACTGACGCTGACGACTCCGCTTGGCCGCGACCTGAATCTTCCTCCGCACCGTCAACCACTCCTTCTACTACTACCACTTCAACTACTACTACT AACTACAAGGATGCCCAGCAACGCTTGGAGGAAACACACCGGgaaaag ATCACAAAGGTGATGCGCGAATGGTCCGAACTTGAAGATCGTTATCAACAGATGATCGCCACAGACCCTACAGCTGCACAGACTTTACGTCAACGTATGACTGCTAAATTCCAAGCTAATATTCAG TCTCTGGAAGAGGAAGGTGTGGCAGAGCGTCGTAGACTGGCAGCACTGCATCAACAACGTGTGCTTGCCCATCTGGCGCAGAGAAGACGAACTGCTCTTTCTTGCTACACGCGCTCTCTTAGGGATACACCACCCAAT GCCCACCGTGTCCAGAAATGCCTGCAACGTTTGGTACGAGCCTTGGCCGCCGAGCGTAGTGGAGCCCTAGCTGCCTGGCGTAGGGCTGCTGCGGCAGGAAGAGAGGCGGCAGCTGCGGAACGAGCCAGTGCTGCAGACAGACTGCAG GACGCTGACCGAGCCCTTCAACGCGCCCTGTCCTCTCTTCGTCGTCGGCCACATCTCTACGCCAGCATTGGAACTGCTATTGAAGACTATGTCCAG TCGATGCAATCCAAGGATGATATGGCCGTATCGCTGATGTCCATGACTCCGGAGGCTGAAGAGCTGCTGTTAGACCGTATTGAAGCCGAAGTGCAGAGAGAACAGGCTGCTCGGGAACAGCTGGACGTTAAGAGGGACCAGCGGATCAGGCAACGACTGGAGATTGAGGACGAACGCGCCATG AAGATGCAGACGACGAGCGGCAAGGAAAGTGAGGAGGTGGATGACGAGGCGAGCGAAGTGAACGACAGCGAGGACACGACTGCGGCCCCGAGCACTCCGTCGCCTGCGCCGCCCTCCCCCTCTTCGTCCCCCACCGCCGCTGTCTCCCAGCACGACCAGACTACCCGCGCTGCTTTCACTCAGGAAACTACCACTACC GAAATCATTACCAGCACGATGACTGAAGCTCCAGAAAGTGAGACAGAAACTGGAGAGATCAGCGAGACATCCAGCCGGCGATCCACAGGCGAA ACTGAGGGCGAAGGCCTACGAGCAGCTCTGGAGCAAGCTGAGGAGCGTGTCCCACCACCACCAGCTCATGCGCTCAAGCATGAACTGCAACATACGCAGCCG GGATACACCGTCCGAGGCTCGAACCCAGCTCCTGGAGGCTCAGGCGCCCTCTACCCAGCGCTGTGTGTGGGCGGAGCTGCCCTGGCCGCTGCTGCAGCCGTCGCCCTGGCCGTGGCACGTCGCCGTGACCGAGCACCTTCAGCTCAGGGCTTCGTGCAG GTGGAGCAAACTGGCGCTGTAGTCCCTACTCCAGAGGAGCGACACGTAGCGAACATGCAAATCAACGGCTACGAAAATCCCACCTACAAATACTTTGAAGTTAAAGAATAA
- the LOC126974072 gene encoding amyloid-beta-like protein isoform X3 — MMRAGLFISVFTILLEVLHASQTINGAESQVAVLCESGASYHPQFMSAAGRWTPDLTSKPHNCLKDKMEILDYCKKVYPSHDITNIVEASHYVKVSNWCKLGSGNAAKCKVTRWVKPFRCLDNLAAEGPFQSDALLVPESCLFDHIHNQSRCWQFSRWNATAARACGQRGLRLRTFAMLLPCGISLFSGVEFVCCPKHFKENVKIHKPMEVGVPVSPGGEEMLAASAAMDERDDELLDDEDSLGDDDDDTLNLSDDDDDDDTDDDMDEDEDVDLTRDDDAEDDDYTDADDSAWPRPESSSAPSTTPSTTTTSTTTTVSTATSDPYFSHFDPRTEHQNYKDAQQRLEETHREKITKVMREWSELEDRYQQMIATDPTAAQTLRQRMTAKFQANIQSLEEEGVAERRRLAALHQQRVLAHLAQRRRTALSCYTRSLRDTPPNAHRVQKCLQRLVRALAAERSGALAAWRRAAAAGREAAAAERASAADRLQDADRALQRALSSLRRRPHLYASIGTAIEDYVQDDMAVSLMSMTPEAEELLLDRIEAEVQREQAAREQLDVKRDQRIRQRLEIEDERAMKMQTTSGKESEEVDDEASEVNDSEDTTAAPSTPSPAPPSPSSSPTAAVSQHDQTTRAAFTQETTTTEIITSTMTEAPESETETGEISETSSRRSTGETEGEGLRAALEQAEERVPPPPAHALKHELQHTQPGYTVRGSNPAPGGSGALYPALCVGGAALAAAAAVALAVARRRDRAPSAQGFVQVEQTGAVVPTPEERHVANMQINGYENPTYKYFEVKE; from the exons ACTATCAATGGCGCAGAATCCCAAGTGGCGGTGCTGTGCGAGTCTGGGGCTAGCTACCACCCGCAGTTCATGTCGGCAGCTGGGCGATGGACTCCCGACCTCACCTCCAAGCCACACAACTGCCTGAAGGATAAAATGGAAATTCTGGACTACTGCAAAaag GTTTACCCGAGCCACGACATCACAAACATTGTTGAGGCCTCGCACTATGTGAAGGTCAGTAACTGGTGTAAGCTAGGATCCGGAAACGCTGCCAAATGCAAGGTCACAAGATGGGTCAAGCCTTTCAGATGTCTTG ACAATTTGGCGGCAGAAGGTCCATTCCAATCGGACGCGCTGCTAGTTCCCGAGAGCTGTCTGTTCGACCACATCCACAACCAGAGCCGCTGCTGGCAGTTCTCCAGATGGAACGCCACCGCTGCCCGTGCCTGTGGCCAGCGGGGACTTCGTCTGAGGACCTTCGCTATGCTCCTGCCCTGCGGAATCAGCCTGTTTTCTGGTGTCGAATTTGTCTGCTGCCCGAAACATTTTAAag AGAATGTAAAAATCCATAAGCCAATGGAAGTCGGTGTTCCTGTAAGCCCTGGAGGTGAAGAAATGCTTGCGGCATCGGCGGCAATGGATGAACGCGATGATGAATTGCTTGATGATGAAGATTCGcttggtgatgatgatgatgacaccTTGAACTTAAGTgacgatgatgatgacgatgatacTGATGATG ATATGGATGAAGATGAAGACGTGGACCTAACTCGCGATGATGACGCCGAAGATGATGATTACACTGACGCTGACGACTCCGCTTGGCCGCGACCTGAATCTTCCTCCGCACCGTCAACCACTCCTTCTACTACTACCACTTCAACTACTACTACT GTATCAACTGCAACTTCTGATCCTTATTTCTCTCACTTTGACCCTCGCACCGAACATCAGAACTACAAGGATGCCCAGCAACGCTTGGAGGAAACACACCGGgaaaag ATCACAAAGGTGATGCGCGAATGGTCCGAACTTGAAGATCGTTATCAACAGATGATCGCCACAGACCCTACAGCTGCACAGACTTTACGTCAACGTATGACTGCTAAATTCCAAGCTAATATTCAG TCTCTGGAAGAGGAAGGTGTGGCAGAGCGTCGTAGACTGGCAGCACTGCATCAACAACGTGTGCTTGCCCATCTGGCGCAGAGAAGACGAACTGCTCTTTCTTGCTACACGCGCTCTCTTAGGGATACACCACCCAAT GCCCACCGTGTCCAGAAATGCCTGCAACGTTTGGTACGAGCCTTGGCCGCCGAGCGTAGTGGAGCCCTAGCTGCCTGGCGTAGGGCTGCTGCGGCAGGAAGAGAGGCGGCAGCTGCGGAACGAGCCAGTGCTGCAGACAGACTGCAG GACGCTGACCGAGCCCTTCAACGCGCCCTGTCCTCTCTTCGTCGTCGGCCACATCTCTACGCCAGCATTGGAACTGCTATTGAAGACTATGTCCAG GATGATATGGCCGTATCGCTGATGTCCATGACTCCGGAGGCTGAAGAGCTGCTGTTAGACCGTATTGAAGCCGAAGTGCAGAGAGAACAGGCTGCTCGGGAACAGCTGGACGTTAAGAGGGACCAGCGGATCAGGCAACGACTGGAGATTGAGGACGAACGCGCCATG AAGATGCAGACGACGAGCGGCAAGGAAAGTGAGGAGGTGGATGACGAGGCGAGCGAAGTGAACGACAGCGAGGACACGACTGCGGCCCCGAGCACTCCGTCGCCTGCGCCGCCCTCCCCCTCTTCGTCCCCCACCGCCGCTGTCTCCCAGCACGACCAGACTACCCGCGCTGCTTTCACTCAGGAAACTACCACTACC GAAATCATTACCAGCACGATGACTGAAGCTCCAGAAAGTGAGACAGAAACTGGAGAGATCAGCGAGACATCCAGCCGGCGATCCACAGGCGAA ACTGAGGGCGAAGGCCTACGAGCAGCTCTGGAGCAAGCTGAGGAGCGTGTCCCACCACCACCAGCTCATGCGCTCAAGCATGAACTGCAACATACGCAGCCG GGATACACCGTCCGAGGCTCGAACCCAGCTCCTGGAGGCTCAGGCGCCCTCTACCCAGCGCTGTGTGTGGGCGGAGCTGCCCTGGCCGCTGCTGCAGCCGTCGCCCTGGCCGTGGCACGTCGCCGTGACCGAGCACCTTCAGCTCAGGGCTTCGTGCAG GTGGAGCAAACTGGCGCTGTAGTCCCTACTCCAGAGGAGCGACACGTAGCGAACATGCAAATCAACGGCTACGAAAATCCCACCTACAAATACTTTGAAGTTAAAGAATAA